The following coding sequences lie in one Rothia sp. SD9660Na genomic window:
- a CDS encoding phosphatase PAP2 family protein, protein MSFEKRDSNAVSGTPDDATEVLTPQAYDDRTVALPVSPGEDATEVLPASQARAAFTDDDATVVLPASVRSQSAAQQHPVTQPLTRPASVPSADPDRTQLLETQPAAPATPHGETIKARLQAGTASGLAAAKTGFTAAQAAAQEAAHRVKKERAARAASKARAQAAAPRPDAVSANRAPQAAYGAPASARQGRPAPGYPTQNYRAPGQQAPGYARTPYGSQAHSGEDSPSGRLHMLTPSHIRQTRPSLWTLIQHFFAAGTLFCLLVAAFIFFITTPTGQDLDEISFQEFSYQFITYTEQTSTLLDFIPTAAGITAAIGILFVLLWKHRFVPALVGVAIAAGANLTTQLLKNYIIVKPNLGVQEALGNSAPSGHTTFAAAAGLALFLASPKRFRPTVALISMVFTVAAGYSTVVNGWHRPADVVTAILVTGLWGVLGLIILRFMRSEELDMSDTQRSGLILVPLLSISGFFSGFCALALYWVTYTNPIPGSAFMAAICMIGAVAALTTSTQIALLRPQNKTRSAYRRVWAY, encoded by the coding sequence GTGAGTTTTGAAAAGCGCGATTCTAACGCTGTTTCTGGCACACCCGACGATGCCACCGAGGTGCTAACACCCCAGGCCTACGACGACCGCACGGTTGCTCTGCCGGTGAGCCCCGGTGAAGACGCTACCGAGGTGCTTCCCGCTTCTCAGGCCCGTGCCGCTTTTACAGACGATGACGCCACCGTGGTGCTCCCTGCCTCTGTACGGTCGCAGTCTGCCGCCCAGCAGCATCCGGTGACTCAGCCACTGACTAGGCCCGCGTCCGTTCCCTCGGCTGACCCCGACCGCACCCAGCTCTTAGAAACCCAGCCTGCCGCGCCTGCTACGCCCCACGGTGAGACCATCAAAGCTAGGTTACAGGCTGGTACCGCCAGCGGGTTGGCAGCCGCTAAGACAGGTTTTACCGCCGCGCAGGCCGCTGCCCAGGAGGCAGCGCACCGGGTCAAGAAGGAACGTGCCGCCCGCGCAGCGAGCAAGGCCCGCGCCCAGGCTGCGGCCCCGCGTCCGGACGCCGTCAGCGCCAACCGGGCGCCACAGGCCGCCTACGGCGCTCCCGCCTCTGCTAGGCAAGGACGGCCTGCCCCGGGCTACCCCACCCAGAATTATCGTGCCCCGGGGCAGCAGGCTCCGGGCTACGCCAGAACCCCCTATGGTAGCCAGGCCCACTCGGGTGAGGATTCCCCCTCGGGCCGTCTACATATGCTCACTCCCTCGCATATTCGCCAGACCCGCCCCTCGCTCTGGACCCTGATTCAGCACTTCTTTGCGGCAGGCACCCTTTTCTGCCTTCTGGTGGCGGCCTTTATTTTCTTTATCACAACACCAACCGGCCAGGATCTCGACGAGATTTCCTTCCAGGAGTTCTCCTACCAGTTCATAACCTACACCGAGCAGACCTCTACCCTGCTCGACTTCATTCCCACCGCCGCCGGTATTACTGCGGCTATCGGTATTCTCTTTGTACTGCTGTGGAAACACCGCTTTGTGCCTGCCCTGGTCGGTGTGGCCATTGCCGCTGGTGCCAACCTGACCACCCAGCTGCTGAAGAACTACATCATCGTCAAGCCCAACCTTGGTGTTCAGGAGGCCCTCGGTAACTCGGCGCCGTCCGGCCACACGACTTTCGCAGCCGCTGCGGGCCTAGCCCTCTTCCTGGCCTCCCCCAAGCGTTTCCGGCCAACCGTAGCGCTCATCAGTATGGTCTTTACGGTAGCGGCTGGCTATTCCACCGTGGTCAACGGCTGGCACCGCCCAGCCGATGTGGTCACAGCTATTCTGGTCACCGGTCTCTGGGGCGTACTGGGCCTGATTATTCTGCGATTTATGCGCTCCGAAGAACTCGATATGAGCGATACCCAGCGGTCCGGCCTGATTCTGGTTCCCCTACTCTCAATTTCAGGTTTCTTTTCGGGCTTCTGCGCCCTCGCCCTCTACTGGGTCACCTACACCAACCCGATTCCCGGGTCTGCCTTTATGGCCGCCATCTGCATGATTGGGGCGGTAGCAGCCCTGACCACTAGCACCCAGATAGCCCTGCTGCGCCCCCAGAACAAGACCCGTAGCGCCTACCGCAGGGTCTGGGCCTACTAG
- a CDS encoding o-succinylbenzoate synthase, protein MTASSLPLGFALPPLEEILAATRVVALPMRVKFRGVTLRETALIQGPVGWGEFAAFTEYEPAEAAAWLACAIEAGWLPYPQPLRTSIPLNATVPAVAADEVEAVLARYKGQVWEVKIKVAEAGLPFEESLTQDLARVAAVRAACPGARLKIDANGGWTEAQAVRALNELTNYDLLYAEQPVPGIEGLARVRDQLRAHGNPLLIAADEAVRKADDPLRVARLGAADLIIIKAAPLGGVRRALQIVEQAGLPAVVSSALESSVGIRTGAALAAALPELPYGCGLGTVSLMAQDVTGTPLVARDGELPLRDITPEPHLLEEVAASPDRTAWWHRRIEACYRLLE, encoded by the coding sequence ATGACAGCTAGCTCCCTGCCCCTGGGCTTTGCCCTGCCCCCGCTCGAAGAAATCCTGGCCGCTACCCGCGTCGTAGCCCTGCCTATGCGGGTGAAGTTCCGCGGCGTCACCCTGCGCGAAACCGCCCTGATTCAGGGGCCGGTGGGCTGGGGGGAATTTGCTGCTTTTACCGAGTACGAGCCTGCAGAGGCAGCCGCCTGGCTGGCCTGCGCCATCGAGGCGGGCTGGCTGCCCTACCCGCAGCCGCTGCGCACCAGTATTCCCCTCAACGCTACGGTTCCAGCGGTGGCCGCTGATGAGGTTGAGGCGGTGCTGGCCCGCTACAAGGGGCAGGTGTGGGAAGTCAAAATCAAGGTGGCTGAGGCCGGGCTACCGTTTGAAGAATCTCTAACCCAAGACCTAGCCCGGGTAGCCGCAGTGCGTGCTGCCTGCCCGGGAGCCCGCCTGAAGATTGACGCCAACGGCGGCTGGACCGAGGCCCAGGCCGTCCGCGCCCTCAATGAGCTGACCAACTACGACCTGCTCTACGCCGAACAGCCCGTGCCGGGTATCGAGGGCCTCGCCCGGGTCCGCGATCAGCTGCGGGCGCACGGTAACCCCTTACTCATTGCCGCCGACGAGGCCGTGCGCAAGGCTGATGACCCGCTGCGGGTTGCCCGCCTGGGCGCTGCGGACCTCATCATTATTAAGGCTGCCCCCCTGGGTGGGGTGAGGCGGGCCCTGCAGATCGTGGAGCAGGCGGGTCTACCCGCGGTTGTTTCATCTGCCCTTGAAAGTTCGGTGGGCATCCGTACCGGGGCAGCACTGGCCGCAGCCCTTCCCGAGCTGCCCTACGGGTGCGGCCTGGGCACGGTCTCGCTCATGGCCCAGGATGTCACCGGAACCCCGCTTGTGGCCCGGGACGGGGAGCTGCCCCTGCGGGATATCACCCCCGAGCCTCACCTGCTGGAAGAGGTAGCTGCCAGCCCCGACCGCACCGCCTGGTGGCACCGCCGAATCGAAGCCTGCTACCGCCTGCTTGAATAG
- the menD gene encoding 2-succinyl-5-enolpyruvyl-6-hydroxy-3-cyclohexene-1-carboxylic-acid synthase has protein sequence MTDAPSTSFMTAISVLDTLVRAGMRHVLIAPGSRSAPLAYALAALDQAGVIEAHVRIDERSAAFTALGMAKASGQPVGIVTTSGTAVGECLPALMEAYHSGVPLTLLSADRPARLQGTGANQTTDQRVIAPAHTRASCTLENYTADPADPQSTQLNAALAALTGRSTDNWDAPARTPRGPVQINLALDTPLTPNPLDQQILERWARSLAENPPVPATPLPPADPSAASWLRAGTAEGAGRMDSTSTARRTVVVAGDGAGPIAQAFAQQQGLPLLAEPSSNARFSLLAVPAYRQVLAGHLGQQIERAVIFGHPTLSRPVATLLANSAVERALYAPSPAPWYEPGALDLREIATLTELADFAGTGRGATTEDGHDWTASWSEDGQKLARELGQQVADYRAGTYTLNDQPGASSADRTAGYSLADTTWRSCLEDDAVLVVGSSNLIRDLDLIAPSLAASPLVFANRGLAGIDGTIATASGISLALNRPVRVLVGDLTFLHDTGSLNIGPLERKPNLDVLVYDDRGGGIFSTLEHGQLAQHEKFAPAIRRFFTTPHTAQLEELAAAWGENGISVRVVQP, from the coding sequence GTGACTGATGCACCCTCAACCTCCTTTATGACCGCAATTTCTGTGCTCGACACCCTGGTGCGGGCAGGAATGCGGCATGTTCTCATCGCCCCGGGCTCGCGCTCAGCCCCCCTGGCCTACGCCCTCGCTGCCCTAGACCAGGCCGGGGTCATCGAAGCTCACGTGCGCATCGACGAGCGTAGCGCCGCCTTCACGGCTTTGGGAATGGCCAAGGCCAGCGGCCAACCGGTGGGTATCGTCACCACTAGCGGCACGGCCGTGGGCGAGTGCCTGCCGGCCCTTATGGAGGCCTACCACTCAGGGGTTCCCTTGACCCTGCTCTCAGCCGACCGCCCTGCCCGGCTCCAGGGCACCGGCGCCAACCAAACCACCGACCAGCGAGTAATCGCTCCCGCCCACACCCGGGCGTCCTGCACCCTCGAAAACTACACGGCCGACCCCGCCGACCCCCAGAGCACCCAGCTCAATGCGGCGCTCGCTGCCCTGACCGGGCGTTCAACAGATAACTGGGACGCTCCCGCACGCACCCCGCGAGGCCCCGTCCAGATCAACCTGGCCCTTGATACCCCGCTCACCCCCAACCCCCTTGACCAACAGATCCTAGAGCGCTGGGCTCGCTCACTGGCTGAGAACCCACCGGTACCTGCCACCCCACTACCCCCGGCCGACCCCAGCGCAGCTAGCTGGCTACGCGCAGGCACCGCCGAGGGAGCTGGGCGGATGGACAGCACCAGTACCGCCCGCCGTACCGTTGTTGTGGCCGGTGACGGGGCAGGACCAATCGCCCAAGCCTTCGCCCAGCAGCAGGGCCTGCCCCTGCTGGCTGAACCCTCATCGAACGCCCGCTTCTCGCTCCTGGCCGTGCCCGCCTACCGGCAGGTACTGGCAGGGCACCTGGGGCAGCAGATTGAGCGGGCCGTTATCTTCGGCCACCCTACCCTCTCCCGGCCGGTTGCCACCCTGCTGGCCAACTCCGCGGTAGAACGCGCCCTCTACGCCCCCTCACCTGCCCCCTGGTATGAGCCAGGCGCCCTTGATTTGAGGGAAATCGCAACCCTGACTGAGCTGGCTGATTTTGCGGGCACAGGCCGGGGAGCTACCACCGAGGATGGTCACGACTGGACGGCCAGCTGGAGCGAAGACGGCCAGAAACTAGCCCGGGAACTGGGCCAGCAGGTCGCCGACTACCGGGCGGGCACCTACACCCTGAACGACCAACCCGGCGCAAGTTCAGCCGACCGCACCGCAGGCTACTCTCTCGCCGACACCACCTGGCGGAGCTGCCTAGAAGATGACGCTGTTCTGGTGGTGGGCTCATCCAACCTCATCCGCGACCTTGACCTCATCGCCCCCTCCCTGGCAGCCTCACCCCTGGTCTTTGCCAACCGCGGCCTAGCTGGCATCGACGGCACCATCGCCACCGCGTCCGGAATCTCCCTGGCCCTCAACCGCCCGGTTCGCGTGCTCGTCGGGGACCTCACCTTCCTACACGACACCGGCTCCCTCAACATCGGCCCCCTCGAACGCAAGCCCAACCTCGACGTGCTGGTCTACGACGACCGGGGCGGCGGAATCTTCTCAACCCTGGAACACGGCCAACTAGCCCAACACGAGAAATTCGCCCCGGCCATCCGCCGCTTCTTCACCACCCCGCATACTGCCCAGCTCGAAGAACTCGCAGCAGCCTGGGGCGAGAACGGAATCAGCGTCAGGGTGGTGCAGCCGTAG
- a CDS encoding methionine/alanine import family NSS transporter small subunit has translation MSSIAIVMLIVSIALIWGSLGLALVHLSRHPDESGSEVEADETAVPWGTETAQK, from the coding sequence ATGAGCTCCATCGCCATCGTTATGCTGATTGTCTCCATCGCCCTGATCTGGGGCAGCCTGGGCCTGGCCCTGGTTCACCTCTCTCGCCACCCCGACGAATCGGGTAGCGAGGTAGAGGCCGACGAGACCGCAGTTCCCTGGGGCACCGAAACCGCCCAGAAGTAA
- a CDS encoding sodium-dependent transporter, producing the protein MSSNPTSAPKKREGFSSRKVFIFAAIGSAVGLGNIWRFPYVAYDNGGGAFMIPYLVALLTAGLPFLFFDYVIGHRARASSPLAFRRLNRKTEFIGWWHMGINFIIAIYYAAILAWAAHYFIYSFTHAWGDDPQTFFFADVLQLADPVALTFDFVPSILYPLIGIWVLLALIMSLGVQKGVGLANVFFIPVLVTMFLVMVGYSLTLDGAMTGLDALFTPDWGALTEPGVWVAAYGQIFFSLSIGFGIMITYASYLKNKTNLTGSGAVVGFANSSFELLAGIGVFAALGFMATAAGTQVSEVATSGIGLAFIAFPTIISQAPGGTLIGVLFFGSLLFAGFTSMISIVEVIVAGVEDKFNLGRVYSTLLVIAPIAVTSTLLMATTSGLYVLDILDNFVNQFGILAAGLVSIFVVAYLLRALPIFRDHLNERSSWKMGKLWMILLAGATPIILGYSLINTFISLINEPYEGYPDQLLNIFGWGMVIALLVVAIIISMLPWSKTSRAALTPPAPPIAGGKVVHGHVDATAQSAPQSATEKEGA; encoded by the coding sequence ATGAGTTCAAACCCCACCTCAGCGCCCAAGAAACGAGAAGGCTTCTCAAGCCGCAAGGTCTTCATCTTTGCAGCTATCGGTTCAGCCGTTGGTCTCGGTAACATCTGGCGCTTCCCTTACGTTGCCTACGATAACGGCGGCGGCGCCTTCATGATCCCCTACCTGGTTGCCCTGCTCACCGCGGGTCTGCCCTTCCTCTTCTTTGACTACGTCATCGGTCACCGCGCCCGTGCGTCCTCTCCCCTGGCCTTCCGCCGCCTGAACCGTAAGACCGAGTTCATCGGCTGGTGGCATATGGGCATCAACTTCATCATCGCTATCTACTACGCAGCGATTCTTGCCTGGGCCGCCCACTATTTCATCTACTCCTTCACCCACGCCTGGGGCGATGATCCGCAGACCTTCTTCTTCGCGGACGTCCTGCAGCTGGCTGATCCCGTAGCCCTCACCTTCGATTTCGTGCCCAGCATCCTCTACCCCCTGATTGGCATCTGGGTACTGCTGGCCCTCATCATGTCCCTGGGCGTACAGAAGGGTGTGGGCCTGGCTAACGTCTTCTTCATCCCCGTACTGGTCACCATGTTCCTGGTCATGGTCGGCTACTCCCTAACCCTGGACGGCGCAATGACCGGTCTCGACGCCCTCTTCACCCCCGACTGGGGCGCTCTGACCGAGCCCGGCGTTTGGGTTGCAGCCTACGGCCAGATCTTCTTCTCCCTGTCCATCGGCTTCGGCATCATGATTACCTACGCCTCCTACCTGAAGAACAAGACCAACTTGACCGGCTCCGGCGCGGTTGTGGGCTTCGCAAACTCCTCTTTCGAGCTGCTGGCCGGTATCGGCGTCTTCGCAGCCCTGGGCTTCATGGCAACCGCTGCTGGCACCCAGGTCTCCGAGGTAGCAACCTCAGGTATTGGTCTGGCCTTCATCGCCTTCCCCACCATCATCTCTCAGGCCCCCGGTGGCACCCTGATCGGTGTGCTCTTCTTTGGCTCCCTGCTCTTTGCAGGCTTCACCTCCATGATCTCCATCGTCGAGGTTATCGTTGCCGGTGTTGAAGACAAGTTCAACCTGGGCCGTGTATACTCCACCCTGCTGGTCATCGCCCCTATCGCGGTTACCTCCACCCTGCTCATGGCCACCACCTCCGGCCTCTATGTCCTGGACATTCTGGATAACTTTGTCAACCAGTTCGGCATCCTCGCCGCAGGCTTGGTCTCCATCTTCGTGGTTGCCTACCTGCTGCGCGCCCTGCCGATCTTCCGTGACCACCTCAACGAGCGTTCGTCCTGGAAGATGGGCAAGCTCTGGATGATCCTGCTGGCAGGCGCCACCCCCATCATCCTGGGCTACTCCCTGATCAACACCTTCATCAGCCTGATCAACGAACCCTACGAGGGCTACCCCGACCAGCTGCTCAACATCTTCGGTTGGGGCATGGTCATCGCCCTGCTGGTCGTAGCCATCATCATCTCTATGCTGCCCTGGTCTAAGACCTCCCGCGCAGCGCTGACTCCCCCGGCTCCCCCGATTGCCGGCGGCAAGGTCGTCCACGGCCACGTAGACGCCACCGCCCAGTCGGCACCCCAGTCAGCCACCGAAAAGGAAGGTGCCTAG
- a CDS encoding polyprenyl synthetase family protein has protein sequence MSVEALMPEADFNLPKGFELIAQDAELGPKILEALSEVEQRLERAVAQTNHLADVASRHLLSAGGKRVRPLLTLLAAEAGGGINDRVIDAAVVVELTHLATLYHDDVMDDAPKRRGVDTAQNIWGNSVAILTGDLIFSRASLIVSELGGRALAVQAQTFERLVLGQLFETTGPEKNEDILSHYIKVIEGKTGSLIAAAGSYGTILSNSPEATVQMLARYGELVGVAFQLADDVIDVTSSGAASGKTPGTDLREGVPTLPTILLDRAAATGDLEAQHVQQLIQGDLTSDEALAEAVAALSAHPVTAEAWEIAYQWADDAIAAIEPLPDSVVKEALKSFAHAVVHRDA, from the coding sequence ATGAGCGTTGAAGCGCTCATGCCCGAAGCTGACTTCAACCTACCCAAGGGGTTTGAACTCATTGCGCAGGACGCTGAACTCGGCCCCAAGATTCTTGAGGCCCTTTCTGAGGTTGAGCAGCGCCTAGAACGCGCGGTTGCCCAGACCAACCACCTGGCAGATGTGGCATCCCGCCATCTGCTTTCTGCCGGTGGCAAGCGGGTGCGCCCCCTGCTCACCCTGCTGGCAGCAGAGGCTGGTGGCGGCATCAACGACCGGGTCATCGACGCAGCTGTTGTCGTTGAACTAACCCACCTGGCTACCCTCTACCACGACGACGTCATGGACGACGCCCCCAAACGTCGCGGTGTGGATACCGCCCAGAACATCTGGGGCAACTCGGTCGCTATTCTGACCGGCGACCTCATCTTCTCCCGCGCCTCTCTGATTGTTTCCGAACTGGGTGGCCGCGCTCTAGCCGTTCAGGCTCAGACCTTTGAACGCCTGGTTTTAGGCCAGCTCTTTGAAACCACCGGCCCCGAGAAAAACGAAGACATTCTCAGCCACTACATTAAGGTCATCGAGGGTAAGACCGGCTCCCTGATCGCAGCAGCTGGCTCCTACGGCACGATTTTGTCTAACTCCCCCGAAGCAACCGTGCAGATGCTGGCCCGCTACGGCGAGCTGGTAGGTGTGGCCTTCCAGCTGGCCGACGACGTCATCGATGTGACCAGTTCGGGGGCAGCGTCCGGCAAGACCCCCGGCACCGACCTGCGCGAAGGTGTGCCCACCCTGCCCACCATCCTGCTGGACCGGGCAGCCGCAACCGGCGACCTGGAAGCCCAGCACGTCCAGCAGCTGATTCAGGGCGACCTCACCAGCGACGAAGCTCTAGCCGAAGCCGTTGCAGCCCTCTCGGCCCACCCGGTCACCGCAGAAGCATGGGAGATTGCCTACCAGTGGGCGGACGACGCCATCGCGGCTATCGAGCCCCTGCCCGATTCGGTGGTCAAGGAAGCCCTCAAATCCTTCGCTCACGCCGTCGTCCACCGCGATGCCTAG
- a CDS encoding demethylmenaquinone methyltransferase has product MSFRHKHDKIGRVNRADLNKKTTDISSMFDQVAERYDLMNGIMSLGQHIYWRKQTVAAVDAHPGQKVLDVAAGTGTSSEPFADAGVKVIAADLSEGMLAVGRRRRPDIEFVQADVTALPFADEEFDAVTMSYGLRNVADYPQALRELYRVTKPGGRIVINEFSTPTFAPFRAIYRNYIMKLIPPVARKVSSNPESYEYLAESILAWPAQDELARHFTDAGWQNVQYKNLTGGIVALHRAYKPAQ; this is encoded by the coding sequence ATGAGCTTTAGGCACAAACATGACAAAATAGGCAGGGTGAACCGAGCAGACCTTAACAAAAAGACCACCGACATCTCCTCCATGTTTGATCAGGTAGCCGAACGCTACGACCTGATGAACGGCATCATGTCGCTGGGCCAACACATCTACTGGCGTAAGCAGACCGTTGCTGCGGTCGACGCCCACCCCGGCCAGAAGGTGCTTGACGTCGCCGCCGGAACCGGCACCTCGTCCGAACCCTTCGCCGACGCCGGTGTTAAGGTCATCGCCGCTGACCTCTCCGAGGGCATGCTGGCCGTAGGCCGCCGACGCCGCCCCGATATCGAGTTCGTACAGGCGGACGTCACTGCCCTCCCCTTTGCCGACGAAGAGTTTGACGCCGTCACCATGAGCTACGGCCTGCGCAACGTCGCTGACTACCCCCAGGCCCTGCGCGAACTCTACCGCGTAACCAAGCCCGGCGGACGCATCGTCATCAACGAGTTCTCCACCCCCACCTTCGCGCCCTTCCGCGCTATCTACCGCAACTACATCATGAAGCTGATTCCGCCGGTTGCTCGCAAGGTTTCTTCAAACCCCGAAAGCTACGAGTACCTGGCTGAGTCCATTCTTGCCTGGCCCGCCCAGGACGAGCTAGCCCGCCACTTCACCGACGCCGGCTGGCAGAACGTTCAGTACAAGAACCTGACCGGCGGCATTGTAGCCCTGCACCGCGCTTATAAGCCCGCGCAGTAA
- a CDS encoding ABC transporter substrate-binding protein yields MKKAPFALAAAALMLTACGSSSTGATTESGVSLISEGKLTVCTNPPYAPFEYEENGKIVGLDADIAAAIASDLGVEAEMFTTSFEGIQSGVALSSKQCDIALSGITITDERKTVMNFTDSYVDDNLAILVPAGSDIKSDADLSGRNIGVQQATSGEKYAQKAGANTVQYEDNGLLLQAVQTGQVDAIVGNITVLSEMLTSDSSLSVVQEIETGEQIAGAVATENTALLDSANATLKKMEEGGRLADLREKYLGVSQ; encoded by the coding sequence ATGAAGAAGGCTCCCTTCGCTCTCGCCGCAGCTGCTCTGATGCTCACCGCCTGTGGCTCATCCAGCACCGGCGCCACCACCGAGTCAGGTGTTTCCCTGATTTCAGAGGGCAAGCTGACCGTCTGTACCAACCCTCCTTACGCTCCTTTCGAATATGAAGAAAACGGCAAGATCGTTGGCCTGGACGCCGATATCGCAGCAGCTATCGCATCAGACCTGGGCGTCGAAGCCGAAATGTTCACCACCAGCTTCGAGGGCATCCAGTCGGGTGTAGCTCTTTCCTCTAAGCAGTGCGACATCGCCCTGTCAGGCATCACCATCACCGATGAGCGCAAGACCGTCATGAACTTCACCGACTCCTACGTCGATGACAACCTGGCCATCCTGGTTCCCGCTGGTTCCGACATCAAGAGTGACGCTGACCTCTCTGGCCGCAACATCGGCGTGCAGCAGGCTACCAGCGGTGAGAAGTACGCCCAGAAAGCTGGCGCTAACACCGTCCAGTACGAAGACAACGGCCTGCTCCTGCAGGCAGTACAGACCGGCCAGGTCGATGCCATCGTCGGTAACATCACCGTGCTGTCTGAAATGCTGACCTCTGACTCATCACTTTCTGTCGTGCAGGAAATCGAGACCGGTGAGCAGATCGCTGGCGCCGTTGCTACCGAGAACACCGCTCTGCTTGACTCCGCTAACGCCACCCTCAAGAAGATGGAAGAGGGCGGCCGCCTGGCAGACCTGCGCGAAAAATACCTGGGCGTATCCCAGTAA
- a CDS encoding amino acid ABC transporter permease: MALSTRQKQTYARYAQYALLAIIALVVILVADWATLRDKAFNPEIIAQQFPNIITVALKNTLIYTALGFVVGLAGGVLLALMKISSVAPYRWLASLYIELFRGLPALLVFIAFGYGIPLAFGLRLNNYVTVMLALGMVSAAYIGEVLRAGLEAVPKGQYEAARSLGMSHTRAMVTVIIPQAFRIVLPPLTNEIILLTKDSSLVYLLGMSVAQYELTKFGREGISGSGAGLTPLVLAGACYLIITVPLGFLARHFEKRAKARSRK, translated from the coding sequence ATGGCACTGTCGACCCGGCAGAAACAAACCTACGCCCGCTACGCCCAGTACGCCCTGCTGGCCATCATCGCACTCGTCGTTATTCTCGTTGCCGACTGGGCTACCTTGCGCGATAAGGCCTTCAACCCCGAGATTATCGCCCAGCAGTTCCCCAACATCATCACCGTTGCCCTCAAGAACACCCTGATTTACACAGCATTAGGCTTCGTGGTGGGCCTGGCTGGCGGTGTTCTGCTGGCCCTGATGAAGATTTCTTCGGTTGCCCCCTACCGCTGGCTAGCCTCCCTCTACATTGAGCTCTTCCGCGGTCTGCCCGCGCTGCTGGTCTTTATTGCCTTTGGCTACGGCATTCCTCTGGCCTTTGGCCTGCGTCTGAACAACTACGTCACCGTCATGCTGGCCCTGGGTATGGTGTCGGCCGCCTACATCGGTGAGGTGCTGCGTGCCGGTCTAGAGGCTGTACCCAAGGGCCAGTACGAGGCAGCCCGCTCCCTGGGTATGAGCCACACCCGTGCCATGGTGACCGTCATTATTCCCCAGGCCTTCCGCATCGTCCTGCCCCCGCTGACCAACGAAATTATCTTGCTGACTAAGGACTCCTCCCTGGTCTACCTGCTGGGTATGTCTGTGGCCCAGTACGAGCTGACTAAGTTTGGCCGCGAGGGTATCTCCGGTTCCGGTGCAGGTCTGACCCCGCTGGTTCTTGCCGGTGCCTGCTACCTGATTATTACCGTCCCGCTGGGCTTCCTCGCCCGTCACTTCGAAAAGCGCGCCAAGGCCCGCTCCCGCAAGTAA
- a CDS encoding amino acid ABC transporter ATP-binding protein: protein MTLQTAPASVTITNLHKSYGDVEVLKGIDMSVAPGEVVCLIGPSGSGKSTLLRCVNLLETPNSGSIEVAGHSVTDPDVDIDAMRRSVGMVFQQFNLFPHLTVLENCTVAQVKVLKHSKAEAKEIALANLEKVGLADKAARHPDQLSGGQQQRVAIARALSMNPTLMLFDEPTSALDPETVGDVLSIMRQLAAEGMTMIVVTHEMAFARDVADRVVFMDGGVVVEEGPSDAVIGNPQHERTQLFLSRVLNPTAQ, encoded by the coding sequence ATGACTCTTCAGACCGCACCTGCATCCGTCACCATCACCAACCTGCATAAGTCCTACGGCGATGTCGAAGTGCTCAAAGGTATCGACATGTCGGTAGCCCCCGGCGAGGTCGTCTGCCTGATCGGGCCCTCCGGCTCGGGCAAGTCCACCCTGCTTCGCTGCGTCAACCTGCTCGAAACCCCTAACTCCGGCAGCATCGAGGTGGCCGGTCACTCGGTGACCGACCCCGATGTTGATATCGACGCCATGCGCCGCTCTGTGGGTATGGTCTTTCAGCAGTTCAACCTCTTCCCCCACCTGACCGTGCTCGAAAACTGCACCGTTGCCCAGGTCAAGGTGCTCAAGCACTCTAAAGCCGAAGCCAAAGAAATCGCCCTGGCCAACCTCGAAAAGGTAGGCCTGGCTGATAAGGCAGCCCGCCACCCCGACCAGCTCTCCGGTGGTCAGCAGCAGCGCGTAGCCATTGCCCGTGCCCTCTCCATGAACCCCACCCTCATGCTCTTTGACGAGCCCACCAGCGCTCTTGACCCCGAGACCGTGGGCGACGTGCTCTCCATTATGCGCCAGCTCGCCGCCGAGGGTATGACCATGATCGTGGTAACCCACGAGATGGCTTTCGCCCGCGATGTAGCTGACCGCGTGGTCTTCATGGACGGCGGCGTGGTCGTCGAAGAGGGCCCCTCTGACGCCGTCATCGGCAATCCCCAGCACGAGCGCACCCAGC